One Azospirillum brasilense DNA window includes the following coding sequences:
- a CDS encoding acyl-CoA dehydrogenase family protein, producing MKTSIGQGFDEIRDAVRALCAEFPSEYHRRIDEERGYPEEFVDALTKAGWMAALIPEEYGGSGLGLTEASVIMEEINRSGGNSGACHGQMYNMNTLVRHGSEEQRRRYLPKIAAGELRLQSMGVTEPTTGTDTTRIKTRAEKKGDRYVINGQKVWISRVQHSDLMILLARTTPLDQVRKKSEGMSIFIVDIKEAMTKGMTVQPIRNMVNHETNELFFDNLEIPAENLIGEEGQGFKYILTGLNAERVLIAAECIGDGYWFIDKVCDYTRDRQVFGRPIAQNQGVQFPIAESFIEVEAANLMRFEACRLYDAGEPCGAQANMAKYLAAKASWEAANACLQFHGGFGFASEYDVERKFRETRLYQVAPVSTNLILAYVAEHVLDLPKSY from the coding sequence ATGAAAACCAGCATCGGTCAGGGCTTCGACGAGATCCGCGACGCCGTGCGCGCTCTGTGCGCCGAATTCCCCAGCGAGTATCACCGCCGCATCGACGAGGAGCGCGGCTATCCCGAGGAATTCGTGGACGCGCTGACCAAGGCCGGCTGGATGGCCGCCCTGATCCCGGAGGAATATGGCGGCTCGGGCCTCGGCCTGACCGAAGCCTCCGTGATCATGGAGGAGATCAACCGGTCGGGCGGCAATTCCGGTGCCTGCCACGGCCAGATGTACAACATGAACACGCTGGTCCGGCACGGCTCGGAGGAGCAGCGGCGCCGCTATCTGCCGAAGATCGCGGCGGGCGAGTTGCGCCTCCAGTCGATGGGCGTCACCGAGCCGACCACCGGCACCGACACCACCCGCATCAAGACCCGGGCGGAGAAGAAGGGCGACCGCTACGTCATCAACGGGCAGAAGGTGTGGATCTCCCGCGTCCAGCATTCCGACCTGATGATCCTGCTCGCCCGCACCACCCCGCTCGATCAGGTGCGCAAGAAGTCGGAAGGCATGTCGATCTTCATCGTCGACATCAAGGAGGCGATGACCAAGGGCATGACCGTCCAGCCCATCCGCAACATGGTCAACCATGAGACCAACGAGCTGTTCTTCGACAATCTGGAAATCCCCGCGGAGAACCTGATCGGCGAGGAGGGCCAGGGCTTCAAGTACATCCTGACCGGCCTCAACGCCGAGCGGGTGTTGATCGCGGCGGAATGCATCGGCGACGGCTATTGGTTCATCGACAAGGTCTGCGATTACACCCGCGACCGTCAGGTCTTCGGCCGCCCGATCGCCCAGAACCAGGGCGTGCAGTTCCCCATCGCCGAGAGCTTCATCGAGGTGGAGGCCGCCAACCTGATGCGCTTCGAGGCCTGCCGCCTCTACGACGCCGGGGAGCCCTGCGGCGCGCAGGCCAACATGGCGAAGTATCTGGCCGCCAAGGCCTCGTGGGAGGCGGCGAACGCCTGCCTGCAGTTCCATGGCGGCTTCGGCTTCGCCAGCGAATACGACGTGGAGCGCAAGTTCCGCGAGACCCGGCTGTATCAGGTGGCGCCCGTCTCCACCAACCTGATCCTGGCCTATGTCGCTGAGCATGTTCTGGACCTGCCGAAGTCCTACTGA
- a CDS encoding HpcH/HpaI aldolase/citrate lyase family protein gives MSLPYQSYLFVPADNAKLLEKAHQRGADALILDLEDAVLPVGKPDARRGLPAPIDRLHGLGVPVLVRINSGWRDAVADLEAAVRPGVVALVVPKAEDAGALRVLSAMIAEWEAERGLTPGAIGLVALIESPLGLERLAEIAAVPRVAALALGSEDFALTLGVEPTEALLALPCRQIALAAAARGLAAIGLPGSLAEFRDLDAYRAMVAQARAVGMTGALCIHPAQLPVVRDVFSPSAADVAWAGRVVAAWDEAQAVGRGAVSVDGRMVDRPVTERAKAILAHSAATIKNAG, from the coding sequence ATGTCCCTGCCGTATCAATCCTACCTCTTCGTCCCGGCCGACAACGCGAAGCTGCTGGAGAAGGCCCACCAGCGCGGGGCGGACGCCCTCATCCTCGACCTCGAGGACGCGGTCCTGCCCGTCGGCAAGCCGGACGCCCGCCGCGGGCTGCCTGCGCCGATCGACCGGCTGCACGGGCTGGGCGTGCCGGTGCTCGTGCGGATCAACAGCGGCTGGCGCGACGCCGTCGCCGACCTGGAGGCCGCGGTGCGTCCCGGCGTGGTCGCCCTGGTGGTGCCCAAGGCCGAGGACGCCGGGGCGCTGCGCGTCCTCTCCGCTATGATCGCGGAGTGGGAGGCGGAGCGCGGCCTGACGCCGGGCGCCATCGGCCTCGTCGCCCTCATCGAGAGTCCGCTGGGGCTGGAGCGGCTGGCCGAGATCGCCGCCGTCCCGCGCGTGGCGGCCCTGGCACTGGGCAGCGAGGATTTCGCGCTGACGCTGGGGGTGGAACCGACCGAGGCGCTGCTCGCCCTGCCGTGCCGCCAGATCGCGCTGGCCGCCGCCGCCCGCGGCCTCGCGGCGATCGGCCTGCCCGGCTCGCTGGCCGAGTTCCGAGACCTCGACGCCTACCGCGCCATGGTGGCGCAGGCGCGGGCCGTCGGCATGACCGGCGCGCTGTGCATCCACCCGGCCCAGTTGCCCGTGGTCCGCGACGTCTTCTCCCCCTCCGCCGCCGACGTGGCCTGGGCCGGGCGGGTGGTCGCGGCGTGGGACGAGGCACAGGCGGTGGGACGCGGCGCCGTGTCGGTAGACGGGCGCATGGTCGACCGCCCCGTCACCGAGCGGGCGAAGGCCATTCTGGCCCACAGCGCCGCTACAATCAAAAACGCAGGGTGA
- a CDS encoding FAS1-like dehydratase domain-containing protein encodes MDHLRDWIGRSEGAEDVASPVALTGLAATLDHDTPPWPAGEVPPLGHWLYFLPKALQRDIAEDGHPHKGGFLPPVELPRRMWAGDTLTFHRPIRSGEAITRRSTIEEVTPKEGRSGRMVFVKVRHEISTAGGLAITEFHDIVYREAAKPGDAPVPGERPAGEAVWQRRIQPDPVLLFRYSALTFNGHRIHYDRDYCRDVEGYPGLVFHGPLSATMLMDLFLRENPGARVTGFRFRAKRPLFDIHPLTLCGAPTETGATLWVTDHEGFVAMSAELEAERS; translated from the coding sequence ATGGACCATTTGCGCGATTGGATCGGCCGGTCGGAAGGCGCCGAGGACGTCGCGTCGCCGGTGGCGCTGACCGGTCTGGCGGCGACGCTCGACCACGACACCCCGCCCTGGCCGGCGGGCGAGGTGCCGCCGCTCGGGCATTGGCTGTATTTCCTGCCGAAGGCGCTTCAGCGCGACATCGCCGAGGACGGCCACCCGCACAAGGGGGGCTTCCTGCCGCCGGTGGAGTTGCCCCGCCGCATGTGGGCCGGCGACACCCTGACCTTCCACCGCCCCATCCGCAGCGGCGAGGCGATCACCCGCCGCTCGACCATCGAGGAGGTCACTCCCAAGGAGGGGCGGTCGGGCCGGATGGTCTTCGTGAAGGTCCGGCACGAGATCAGCACCGCCGGCGGCCTCGCCATCACCGAGTTCCACGACATCGTCTACCGCGAGGCCGCCAAGCCCGGCGACGCCCCCGTCCCCGGCGAGCGTCCAGCGGGCGAGGCGGTGTGGCAGCGGCGCATCCAGCCCGATCCGGTGCTGCTGTTCCGCTATTCGGCCCTGACCTTCAACGGCCACCGCATCCATTACGACCGCGACTATTGCCGCGACGTCGAGGGCTATCCGGGGCTGGTGTTCCACGGCCCGCTCAGCGCCACCATGCTGATGGACCTGTTCCTGCGCGAGAATCCAGGGGCACGGGTGACCGGCTTCCGCTTCCGGGCGAAGCGGCCGCTGTTTGACATCCATCCGTTGACCCTGTGCGGCGCCCCGACCGAAACCGGCGCCACGCTGTGGGTGACCGACCACGAGGGCTTCGTCGCCATGTCCGCCGAGTTGGAGGCCGAACGGTCATGA
- a CDS encoding CaiB/BaiF CoA transferase family protein — MTLPLSGRLVVSLEQAVAAPLCTSRLADAGARVIKIERPEGDFARGYDAVVHGQSSYFVWLNRGKESVVLDIKTPEDAELLERLIARADVFVQNLAPGAAERAGFGSDALRRRHPRLITCDISGYGDDGPYRDMKAYDLLVQSETGLASITGSPDQPGRVGVSVADIACGMNAYTGVLQALLERDRSGEGSAVAVSLFDSLAEWMMVPLMHHDHGGKAPGRVGLMHPSIAPYSAFALADGRQVVLSIQNEREWVAFCADVLLRPELATDERFSTNNRRVANRPELDALVAAIFQTMDHAEAVHRLNRARTAFGSLNEVADLSAHAQLRRVTAETPGGPVDVVAPPVQVRGRPYASGAVPALGQHTDAVRREIFEPTPSGVKPSNDKGGA, encoded by the coding sequence ATGACTTTACCCCTGTCAGGACGGCTCGTCGTCTCGCTGGAGCAGGCGGTGGCGGCGCCGCTCTGCACGTCGCGCCTCGCCGACGCCGGGGCGCGAGTCATCAAGATCGAACGGCCGGAGGGCGACTTCGCCCGCGGCTACGACGCCGTCGTCCACGGGCAGAGTTCCTATTTCGTCTGGCTCAACCGCGGCAAGGAATCGGTCGTCCTCGACATAAAGACGCCCGAGGACGCCGAGCTGCTGGAGCGGCTGATCGCCCGCGCCGACGTCTTCGTGCAGAATCTGGCGCCGGGCGCGGCGGAGCGGGCCGGTTTCGGGTCGGACGCCCTGCGGCGGCGCCATCCCCGGCTGATCACCTGCGACATCTCCGGTTATGGCGACGACGGCCCCTACCGCGACATGAAGGCCTACGACCTGCTGGTGCAGAGCGAGACCGGGCTGGCCTCCATCACCGGATCGCCGGACCAGCCGGGGCGCGTCGGCGTGTCGGTGGCCGACATCGCCTGCGGCATGAACGCCTACACCGGCGTGCTCCAGGCCCTGCTGGAGCGCGACCGCAGCGGCGAGGGGTCGGCGGTGGCCGTGTCCCTCTTCGATTCGCTGGCGGAGTGGATGATGGTGCCGCTGATGCACCACGACCATGGCGGCAAGGCGCCGGGACGGGTCGGGCTGATGCACCCGAGCATCGCCCCCTATTCCGCCTTCGCCCTGGCCGATGGCCGGCAGGTGGTGCTGTCGATCCAGAACGAGCGCGAATGGGTGGCCTTCTGCGCCGACGTGCTGCTTCGGCCGGAGCTGGCGACCGACGAGCGCTTCTCGACCAACAACCGCCGCGTCGCCAACCGCCCGGAGCTGGACGCGCTCGTCGCCGCCATCTTCCAAACCATGGACCACGCCGAGGCGGTGCACCGCCTGAACCGCGCGCGCACCGCCTTCGGCTCGTTGAACGAGGTGGCGGACCTGTCCGCCCACGCGCAGCTGCGCCGCGTGACCGCCGAGACGCCGGGCGGACCGGTCGACGTGGTGGCACCGCCGGTGCAGGTGCGCGGCCGACCCTACGCCTCCGGCGCCGTTCCGGCGCTGGGCCAACACACCGACGCCGTCCGGCGTGAGATCTTCGAACCGACGCCGTCCGGCGTCAAACCGTCGAACGATAAGGGGGGAGCATGA
- a CDS encoding LysR family transcriptional regulator, whose translation MDLRQLRYFIGIVDEGSFTAAAQKLNVAQPALSHNIRNLEAGLGVKLLTRGVHGVKPTAAGTRLYEHAEIILRHVAQATEQVRNCSGTPSGLVTVGFTSSVALVAAVPLVQAVRAELPQVSLRVVESFSGTILEWLNDDRLDFGCIYDVTRSRTLLAESLVGEDLYLIGPPGGDDGEIAFDELAGKDLILPSRPHNLRDRIERVARETCTIVTVAVEINGLPQIKALVAKGVGYSVLPISAVMEEWRAGQVSARLIVSPSLRRSVHLCRPRGAPVTEAAAAVRETFLRVVRDLVGGGDWPGTLLLDEEAAAS comes from the coding sequence TTGGATCTGCGTCAGTTGCGGTATTTCATCGGCATCGTCGATGAAGGCTCCTTCACGGCCGCGGCTCAGAAGCTGAACGTCGCCCAACCGGCTCTCAGCCACAACATCCGCAATCTGGAGGCGGGCCTCGGAGTCAAGCTGCTGACCCGCGGCGTCCACGGGGTCAAGCCGACCGCCGCCGGCACCCGGCTGTACGAGCATGCGGAGATCATCCTGCGCCACGTCGCCCAGGCGACCGAACAGGTGCGCAACTGCTCGGGCACGCCGAGCGGGCTGGTAACCGTCGGCTTCACCTCGTCGGTGGCGCTGGTGGCGGCGGTTCCCCTGGTCCAGGCGGTCCGCGCCGAGCTGCCGCAGGTGTCGCTGCGGGTGGTCGAATCCTTCAGCGGAACGATCCTGGAATGGCTGAACGACGACCGGCTGGATTTCGGCTGCATCTACGACGTGACGCGGTCCCGCACCCTGCTGGCCGAATCGCTGGTGGGCGAGGACCTCTACCTGATCGGGCCGCCGGGCGGTGACGATGGCGAGATCGCCTTCGACGAGCTGGCCGGCAAGGACCTGATCCTGCCGAGCCGCCCGCACAACCTGCGCGACCGCATCGAACGGGTGGCGCGCGAGACCTGCACCATCGTCACCGTGGCGGTGGAGATCAACGGGCTCCCCCAGATCAAGGCGCTGGTCGCCAAGGGGGTGGGCTATTCGGTCCTGCCGATCTCGGCGGTGATGGAGGAATGGCGGGCGGGCCAGGTCTCCGCCCGGCTGATCGTTTCGCCATCCCTGCGCCGCTCGGTCCATCTCTGCCGGCCCCGCGGCGCCCCGGTGACCGAAGCCGCGGCGGCGGTGCGCGAGACCTTCCTGCGGGTGGTGCGCGATCTGGTCGGCGGCGGCGACTGGCCCGGCACCCTCCTGCTGGACGAGGAAGCGGCGGCGTCCTAG
- the paoA gene encoding aldehyde dehydrogenase iron-sulfur subunit PaoA produces MHHSGDLDMTRRGLLLGTAATAALTATPFRAPARAATVGETAMPPPATGADAPSLSPVLSKVTFTVNGQRRDLELDTRTTLLDALREHLHLTGTKKGCDHGQCGACTVIVDGQRINSCLTLAVMHEGGSVTTIEGLGLPGKLHPMQAAFVEHDGYQCGYCTPGQICSAVAMLDEIKAGVPSHVTADLTAAPQATVDEYRERMSGNICRCGAYSNIVDAISDVARREA; encoded by the coding sequence ATGCACCATTCCGGCGACCTCGACATGACGCGGCGCGGCCTCCTGCTTGGGACCGCCGCCACCGCCGCGCTGACGGCGACGCCGTTCCGGGCGCCGGCGCGGGCGGCCACCGTTGGAGAGACCGCCATGCCACCCCCCGCGACCGGAGCCGACGCGCCGTCCCTGTCGCCCGTTCTGTCCAAGGTCACCTTCACCGTGAACGGGCAGCGCCGCGACCTCGAACTCGACACGCGGACGACGCTGCTCGACGCGCTGCGCGAGCATCTTCACCTCACCGGCACCAAGAAGGGCTGCGACCACGGCCAGTGCGGGGCCTGCACGGTCATCGTGGACGGGCAGCGCATTAACTCCTGCCTGACGCTCGCCGTGATGCACGAGGGCGGCAGCGTCACCACCATCGAAGGGCTGGGCCTGCCCGGCAAGCTGCACCCCATGCAGGCCGCCTTCGTAGAGCATGACGGCTACCAGTGCGGCTACTGCACGCCGGGCCAGATCTGTTCGGCGGTGGCGATGCTGGACGAGATCAAGGCCGGCGTGCCCAGCCACGTCACCGCCGACCTGACCGCGGCGCCGCAGGCCACCGTGGACGAGTACCGGGAGCGGATGAGTGGCAACATCTGTCGCTGCGGCGCCTATTCCAACATCGTCGATGCGATCTCGGACGTCGCACGGAGGGAGGCATGA
- a CDS encoding FAD binding domain-containing protein, which translates to MRPFTYERADSPAAAAAAVERRPGAKFIAGGTNLLDLMKLEIETPAHLIDVNGLKLDTLEATPDGGLRIGALVRNTALAADQRVRRDYGVLSRALLAGASGQLRNKATTAGNLLQRTRCPYFYDTNQPCNKRQPGSGCAAIGGYSRQLAVVGSSDACIATHPSDMAVAMRALDATVETVRADGTTRTIPIAEFHRLPGDTPHIETALVPGELITAVTLPKPVGGTHVYRKVRDRASYAFALVSVAVVVQRDGGGRVALGGVAHKPWRVEAAEAEMPRGAKAVTAGLLADAKPTHDNAFKLTLVERTLASVLAEAKG; encoded by the coding sequence ATGAGACCCTTCACCTACGAGCGGGCGGACTCCCCCGCCGCCGCCGCCGCCGCGGTCGAGCGCCGGCCGGGCGCCAAGTTCATCGCGGGCGGCACCAACCTGCTCGACCTGATGAAGCTTGAGATCGAGACGCCGGCCCATCTGATCGACGTCAACGGGCTGAAGCTCGACACGCTGGAAGCGACGCCGGACGGCGGGCTGCGCATCGGCGCGCTGGTGCGCAACACGGCGCTGGCCGCCGACCAACGGGTGCGGCGCGATTACGGCGTGCTGTCGCGCGCCCTGCTCGCCGGGGCGTCGGGCCAGCTGCGCAACAAGGCGACGACGGCGGGCAACCTGCTCCAGCGCACGCGCTGCCCCTACTTCTACGACACCAACCAGCCCTGCAACAAACGCCAGCCCGGCAGCGGCTGCGCCGCCATCGGCGGCTACAGCCGGCAACTCGCCGTGGTCGGGTCGAGCGACGCCTGCATCGCCACCCACCCCAGCGACATGGCCGTCGCCATGCGCGCGCTGGACGCCACGGTGGAGACGGTGCGGGCCGACGGGACAACGCGGACGATTCCCATCGCGGAGTTCCACCGGCTGCCCGGCGACACGCCGCACATCGAGACGGCGCTGGTGCCCGGCGAACTCATCACCGCGGTGACGTTGCCCAAGCCGGTCGGCGGCACCCACGTCTACCGCAAGGTGCGTGACCGCGCGTCCTACGCCTTCGCGCTGGTCTCCGTCGCGGTGGTGGTGCAGCGCGACGGCGGCGGCCGGGTGGCGCTGGGCGGCGTGGCGCACAAGCCCTGGCGCGTCGAGGCCGCCGAGGCCGAGATGCCGCGCGGCGCCAAGGCGGTCACCGCCGGGCTGCTGGCCGATGCGAAGCCGACGCACGACAACGCATTCAAGCTGACCCTGGTCGAGCGGACGCTCGCCTCGGTGCTGGCCGAAGCGAAAGGGTGA